In a genomic window of Methanosarcina horonobensis HB-1 = JCM 15518:
- the moaC gene encoding cyclic pyranopterin monophosphate synthase MoaC: protein MEKSFTHIEAGRARMVDISEKNNVPRLARAAGEIVLSAETIERIRTGTVEKGNVFATARVAAVLAVKKTPETIPMCHQIPITGIDVDFEIGEEAISAVVEVRTVGKTGVEMEALTGVSVALLTIWDMVKSAEKDETGNYPHTLIRNIRVLEKLKG from the coding sequence GTGGAAAAGTCATTTACTCATATTGAAGCCGGCAGGGCACGAATGGTCGATATAAGCGAAAAAAATAATGTTCCCAGGCTTGCAAGGGCTGCGGGAGAAATCGTACTTTCCGCAGAGACCATAGAGAGAATAAGGACGGGAACCGTGGAGAAAGGAAACGTGTTTGCAACTGCCAGAGTTGCAGCCGTACTCGCTGTTAAAAAGACTCCCGAGACAATTCCAATGTGCCACCAGATCCCCATAACAGGGATAGACGTGGACTTTGAGATAGGAGAAGAAGCGATTTCTGCCGTAGTTGAGGTCAGGACTGTAGGGAAAACCGGAGTTGAAATGGAAGCTCTGACAGGGGTATCGGTTGCACTGCTTACCATCTGGGATATGGTAAAATCTGCGGAAAAGGATGAGACTGGAAATTACCCGCACACACTGATAAGAAATATCAGGGTGCTTGAAAAGCTCAAAGGCTAA
- a CDS encoding ribose-phosphate diphosphokinase: MKIIGGPASQLLASRTARALGTEPVLCEFNRFPDGELYLRIAEEIENEKVTLIQSTPTDSDFVSLLQLIDACEGASEINVVIPYMGYARQDKKFKPGEPISARAIARCINADRIFTMNIHAKSVLEHFSCPARNLDAANLLGTYIAGFGLEDPMLIAPDEGAQGLVKNVASEHGFDYDHLQKTRLSGDTVVIKTKNLDVTGRHVVLVDDMIATGGTMAESIRMLKSQGAIDVHLACVHPVLTRNAALRLFNAGVKDIIGTDTLEKAESKLSVAPLIAEALSGY; encoded by the coding sequence TTGAAGATCATAGGTGGACCAGCATCACAGTTACTTGCCAGCCGCACGGCCAGAGCTCTGGGGACAGAGCCTGTACTTTGCGAGTTTAACCGCTTCCCTGACGGGGAACTTTATCTTAGAATAGCAGAAGAAATCGAAAATGAAAAAGTTACCCTTATACAGAGTACACCCACAGACTCCGATTTTGTATCCCTGCTCCAGCTTATCGATGCCTGTGAAGGGGCATCCGAAATCAATGTTGTGATCCCTTACATGGGTTATGCCAGGCAGGACAAGAAGTTCAAACCTGGGGAGCCCATAAGTGCCCGCGCTATTGCCCGCTGCATTAATGCTGACAGAATTTTTACAATGAATATTCATGCAAAGAGTGTACTTGAGCACTTCTCCTGCCCTGCTAGAAACCTTGATGCGGCCAACCTTCTGGGTACATATATTGCAGGTTTCGGCCTTGAGGACCCTATGCTGATTGCTCCCGATGAAGGGGCACAGGGACTTGTAAAGAACGTGGCTTCAGAACACGGCTTTGATTATGACCATCTTCAGAAAACAAGGCTCAGCGGAGATACCGTTGTGATTAAGACAAAGAACCTTGATGTAACCGGCAGGCACGTTGTCCTTGTGGATGATATGATTGCAACCGGAGGAACAATGGCCGAGTCAATCCGGATGCTTAAATCCCAGGGAGCAATTGATGTCCACCTTGCCTGTGTACACCCTGTCCTTACAAGAAATGCGGCTTTAAGGCTTTTCAACGCAGGCGTAAAAGATATAATCGGAACCGATACTTTAGAAAAAGCCGAAAGCAAACTGAGTGTTGCACCTCTTATTGCAGAAGCCCTTTCAGGGTACTAA
- a CDS encoding type I restriction endonuclease subunit R — MIKITESEIEDLAINLLEKQGYQYIYAPTIAPDSETPERERFEDVLLLERLRKAVARINTDIPADAREDAIRQVRRLNSPELISNNEAFHRMLTEGINVSYRKEGADRGDLVWLVDFNDPENNDFLVANQFTIVENDKNKRPDIILFVNGLPLVVIELKNPADENATVRSAFKQMQTYKQTIPSLFAYNGFMVISDGLEARSGSLSAGFTRFMAWKSSDGRGEASPLIGQLETLIKGMLEKTTLLDIFRHFIVFEKSKKEDSATGIITIQTVKKLASYHQYYAVNRAVESTLRASGYAAKENWDWNTLGIHYESPESYGLPGVKKQPVGDRKGGVIWHTQGSGKSLSMVFYTGKIVLAMDNPTLVVITDRNDLDDQLFDTFAASKQLLRQEPVQAENRDHLKQLLNVASGGIVFTTIQKFQPEEGNVYPKLSDRENIIVIADEAHRTQYGFKAKNVDVKDEQGNVIGKKIVYGFAKYTRDALPNATFLGFTGTPIEKTDVNTPVVFGNYVDIYDISQSVEDGATVKIYYESRLAKVALSSEGKKLVAELDEELDKEDLAETQKIKAKWTQLEALIGSEARIEQIAQDIVTHFEQRQEVFEGKGMIVTMSRRIAADLYDEIIKIKPEWHSDDLRKGAIKVVMTSASSDGPKISKHHTTKDQRRALAERMKDPEDELKLVIVRDMWLTGFDVPCLHTMYIDKPMKGHTLMQAISRVNRVYKDKPGSLIVDYLGIASDLKEALSFYSDSGGKGDPAVLQEKAVQLMLEKLEIVSQMFHGFTFDDYFEADTSRKLSIILEAEEHILGLENGKKRYIDEVTALSKAFSLAIPHEQAMDVKDEISFYQAVKARLVKFDGTGTGKTDEEIETAIRQVIDKALVTEQVIDVFDAAGIKKPDISILSEDFLLEVRNMEHKNLALEVLKKLLNDEIRARTKKNLIQSRSLMEMLENSIVKYHNKVLTAAEVIEELIKLSKEIKRMDKEPQEMGLSEFEYAFYTAIADNESAREVMQKEQLRELAVVLFEKVKQNASIDWTIKESVRAKLKVIVKRTLRQYGYPPDMQALATETVLRQAELIADEITKGV, encoded by the coding sequence ATGATAAAAATAACCGAATCCGAAATAGAAGATTTAGCTATTAATCTTCTTGAGAAACAGGGTTACCAGTATATCTATGCCCCGACCATTGCCCCAGATAGCGAAACTCCTGAACGGGAAAGGTTTGAGGATGTGTTATTGTTAGAACGCCTGCGAAAAGCAGTTGCGAGGATCAATACCGACATTCCGGCAGATGCAAGGGAAGACGCTATCAGGCAGGTTCGGCGCCTGAACTCTCCTGAACTGATCTCCAACAACGAGGCGTTTCACAGGATGCTTACAGAGGGCATAAACGTAAGCTACCGAAAAGAAGGAGCAGACAGGGGCGATCTGGTCTGGCTGGTTGATTTTAACGATCCTGAAAATAATGATTTCCTTGTTGCCAATCAATTCACTATTGTTGAGAACGATAAGAACAAACGTCCTGACATCATCCTCTTTGTAAACGGTCTGCCTCTTGTGGTTATCGAGCTCAAGAACCCTGCAGATGAGAACGCAACCGTAAGATCTGCATTCAAGCAGATGCAGACTTATAAACAAACCATCCCATCTTTATTTGCATACAATGGTTTTATGGTCATCTCCGATGGCCTGGAAGCCAGGTCAGGTTCCCTTTCCGCAGGATTCACCAGGTTTATGGCATGGAAAAGCTCGGATGGAAGGGGTGAAGCCTCACCACTCATCGGACAACTTGAAACACTCATTAAAGGGATGCTTGAAAAAACCACTCTCCTGGATATTTTCCGGCACTTCATCGTATTTGAAAAATCAAAAAAAGAAGACTCGGCAACAGGTATTATTACTATTCAAACCGTAAAGAAGCTCGCTTCATATCATCAGTACTATGCAGTTAACCGGGCGGTAGAATCGACACTCAGAGCATCGGGTTATGCTGCAAAGGAAAACTGGGATTGGAATACTTTAGGTATACATTATGAAAGTCCTGAAAGTTATGGTCTTCCCGGAGTGAAAAAACAGCCAGTAGGGGACCGGAAAGGCGGTGTCATCTGGCACACCCAGGGAAGTGGCAAATCTCTTTCCATGGTATTCTATACAGGAAAAATCGTGCTGGCAATGGACAATCCCACCCTGGTGGTGATCACTGACAGGAACGATCTAGACGACCAGCTTTTTGACACATTTGCCGCTTCAAAGCAACTTCTGAGGCAGGAACCTGTGCAGGCAGAGAACAGGGACCATTTGAAACAACTCTTAAACGTCGCATCAGGTGGAATCGTATTTACCACCATCCAGAAATTCCAGCCTGAAGAAGGCAACGTTTACCCGAAACTCTCAGACCGGGAAAACATCATTGTCATAGCTGACGAAGCACACCGGACACAATATGGTTTCAAGGCAAAAAATGTTGATGTCAAAGATGAGCAAGGAAACGTAATCGGCAAAAAAATCGTTTATGGTTTTGCGAAATACACACGTGATGCCCTGCCAAATGCCACCTTCCTTGGTTTTACCGGTACGCCGATAGAAAAAACAGACGTGAACACGCCTGTTGTTTTTGGCAATTATGTTGACATCTATGATATATCACAATCTGTCGAGGACGGCGCCACAGTAAAGATATATTATGAGAGCAGGCTGGCAAAAGTCGCTCTTAGCAGTGAAGGAAAAAAACTTGTCGCAGAGCTGGATGAAGAGCTGGATAAAGAAGACCTTGCAGAAACCCAAAAAATCAAAGCGAAATGGACCCAACTGGAAGCCTTAATAGGTAGTGAGGCCCGGATAGAACAGATCGCACAGGATATTGTAACTCACTTCGAACAAAGACAGGAAGTGTTCGAAGGCAAAGGGATGATCGTTACAATGTCACGAAGGATAGCTGCCGACCTGTATGATGAAATTATTAAGATAAAACCGGAATGGCACAGTGATGACCTCCGAAAAGGTGCCATCAAGGTCGTCATGACCTCAGCATCCTCCGATGGTCCAAAAATATCGAAACATCATACTACAAAAGATCAAAGAAGAGCTTTAGCAGAACGAATGAAAGACCCGGAGGACGAACTGAAACTGGTAATTGTCCGGGATATGTGGCTTACAGGTTTTGATGTTCCGTGTCTTCACACAATGTACATCGATAAGCCGATGAAAGGTCATACCCTCATGCAGGCGATCTCACGGGTAAACCGCGTCTATAAAGACAAGCCCGGCAGCCTGATCGTTGATTATCTGGGAATAGCTTCCGACTTAAAAGAAGCTTTATCTTTCTATTCTGACAGCGGAGGGAAGGGAGATCCTGCTGTACTTCAGGAAAAAGCAGTTCAGTTAATGCTTGAGAAACTGGAGATTGTATCACAGATGTTTCACGGATTTACCTTCGATGATTACTTTGAAGCGGATACATCCAGAAAGCTGTCAATCATACTTGAAGCAGAAGAACATATCCTGGGTCTGGAAAATGGCAAAAAAAGGTACATTGATGAAGTAACTGCTTTATCAAAGGCATTTTCCCTTGCTATCCCGCACGAACAGGCAATGGATGTAAAGGACGAAATCTCGTTCTATCAGGCAGTAAAAGCCAGACTTGTTAAATTTGACGGTACCGGAACAGGTAAAACAGACGAGGAAATTGAGACCGCGATCAGGCAGGTTATTGATAAGGCCCTTGTTACCGAACAGGTGATAGATGTATTTGATGCAGCCGGAATTAAAAAACCGGATATTTCCATATTATCAGAGGATTTCCTTTTAGAAGTCCGGAATATGGAACACAAAAATCTGGCTCTGGAGGTTTTGAAAAAGTTGCTCAATGACGAAATAAGAGCTCGCACAAAGAAGAACCTTATTCAGAGCAGATCATTAATGGAAATGCTGGAAAATTCTATCGTGAAATATCATAACAAGGTATTAACTGCGGCTGAGGTCATTGAGGAACTAATTAAACTCAGTAAAGAGATTAAACGGATGGACAAAGAGCCTCAAGAAATGGGCTTGTCTGAATTTGAATATGCTTTTTACACGGCAATTGCAGATAATGAAAGTGCCAGGGAAGTAATGCAAAAAGAGCAATTACGGGAATTAGCTGTTGTTTTATTTGAAAAGGTAAAACAAAACGCATCCATCGACTGGACAATTAAAGAAAGCGTCAGGGCCAAATTAAAAGTAATTGTAAAAAGGACACTAAGGCAATATGGTTATCCACCTGATATGCAAGCACTTGCTACAGAAACAGTGCTTAGGCAGGCGGAATTAATTGCAGATGAAATAACAAAGGGTGTTTAA
- a CDS encoding restriction endonuclease subunit S yields MTGEWKECKLGDVITLQRGHDLPKSKMMNGTIPVAGSNGIIGYHNEATTKAPGITIGRSGNLGNAYFYNVDFWAHNTTLYVKDFKGNDELFIYYFLKTFDFKQFNVGSAVPTLNRNHIHPIDVVIPPLPEQRSIASVLSSLDDKIDLLHRQNKTLEAMAETLFKQWFVEEADEGWEEVDLEYVTQKITDGAHKSPPTVEVGLPMASVKDMHQWGIHLDSCRKISESDFEELVRNDCRPLKNDIIIAKDGSYLKHVFVAPNDLDLVILSSIAILRPNGKYNPLLLSIYLKMNSTCEALENIVTGAVIPRIVLKDFRKFKLKLPPIELQIKTLKTLEPIHMKCWENVNQIYTLEKLRDALLPKLMSGELRVEL; encoded by the coding sequence ATGACGGGTGAGTGGAAGGAATGTAAGTTGGGGGACGTAATAACTCTACAAAGGGGACATGATTTACCAAAAAGTAAAATGATGAATGGTACGATTCCTGTTGCAGGTTCAAATGGAATCATTGGCTATCATAATGAAGCTACCACAAAAGCACCCGGAATTACAATCGGCAGAAGTGGCAATTTGGGTAACGCTTATTTTTATAACGTTGACTTTTGGGCACACAATACAACATTGTATGTCAAAGATTTTAAAGGGAATGATGAGTTATTTATCTACTATTTTTTAAAAACATTTGACTTTAAACAATTCAATGTTGGAAGCGCGGTACCAACGTTAAACAGAAATCATATTCATCCAATTGATGTCGTTATTCCCCCTCTCCCCGAACAACGCTCCATCGCCTCTGTCCTTTCCAGCCTCGACGACAAGATTGACCTGCTCCACCGCCAGAACAAAACCCTTGAAGCTATGGCAGAAACGCTGTTCAAGCAGTGGTTTGTGGAGGAAGCTGATGAGGGATGGGAAGAAGTTGATTTAGAATACGTAACCCAAAAAATAACTGACGGTGCACATAAAAGTCCCCCTACAGTTGAAGTTGGATTACCGATGGCATCTGTCAAGGACATGCACCAGTGGGGTATTCACCTTGATTCTTGCAGGAAAATCTCTGAATCGGATTTTGAGGAATTGGTACGCAATGACTGCCGTCCTTTAAAAAATGATATTATCATTGCTAAAGATGGAAGCTATTTGAAACATGTTTTTGTTGCACCAAATGACTTGGATTTAGTGATTCTTTCATCAATCGCAATTTTAAGACCAAATGGAAAGTATAACCCATTATTGCTTTCAATATACTTAAAAATGAATTCTACTTGTGAAGCTTTGGAGAACATTGTAACTGGTGCTGTTATTCCAAGAATTGTGCTCAAAGACTTCCGTAAATTCAAATTAAAATTACCTCCAATAGAACTGCAAATTAAGACGCTAAAGACATTAGAACCAATTCACATGAAATGTTGGGAAAATGTAAATCAAATTTACACCCTCGAAAAGCTGCGGGATGCTCTGCTGCCGAAACTGATGAGTGGGGAACTGAGGGTGGAATTGTGA
- a CDS encoding ORF6N domain-containing protein, with translation MTRNELMVVEGIQSRIYTIRGVQVMLDGDLAALYHVETRILNQAVKRNKDRFPEQFCFQLTAGEYERLRSQIVTLENDGALTSQDVTLESRRGKHRKYLPYAFTEQGVAMLSAVLRSDVAVEMSVRIINAFVAMRKFILANAQIFQRLDTLELKQLETDKKMEKVLVAIESREIKPKQGIFYDGQVFDAYIFVSDLFMSAKKSITIIDNYLDDSVLTLLTKRKKGVKVLLFTRNPTRALAQDVNKCNEQYPPVELREFKSAHDRFIIIDNTDLYHFGASLKDLGKKWFAFSKMDIGAVEMLTRLEGMK, from the coding sequence ATGACTAGGAATGAATTGATGGTCGTCGAGGGCATCCAAAGCCGGATCTACACGATTCGAGGCGTACAGGTGATGCTGGATGGGGATCTGGCCGCTCTTTATCATGTTGAGACCAGGATATTAAACCAGGCGGTCAAAAGAAACAAAGACAGGTTCCCGGAGCAGTTCTGTTTTCAATTGACCGCCGGGGAATATGAACGTTTAAGATCACAAATTGTGACCTTAGAGAATGATGGAGCTTTAACATCACAGGATGTGACCTTAGAAAGCAGGCGCGGGAAGCATCGAAAATACTTGCCGTACGCGTTCACCGAACAGGGAGTGGCCATGCTCTCGGCTGTTCTGAGAAGCGATGTCGCGGTGGAGATGAGCGTCAGGATAATCAACGCCTTCGTCGCCATGCGTAAATTCATCCTTGCCAACGCACAGATATTCCAGCGACTGGACACGCTCGAACTCAAGCAACTCGAGACTGACAAAAAGATGGAAAAGGTCCTGGTTGCCATAGAGTCCAGGGAGATAAAGCCGAAGCAGGGCATCTTCTACGACGGCCAGGTATTCGACGCCTACATATTCGTCTCCGATCTATTCATGAGCGCGAAGAAGTCGATAACCATCATAGACAACTATCTGGACGATAGCGTCCTGACCCTACTCACGAAGCGGAAGAAGGGAGTGAAGGTCCTGCTCTTCACGAGGAACCCGACCAGAGCCCTGGCCCAGGATGTGAATAAGTGCAACGAGCAGTACCCGCCAGTCGAACTCAGGGAATTCAAAAGCGCCCACGACAGGTTCATCATAATAGACAACACCGACCTATACCACTTCGGCGCTTCCCTGAAAGACCTCGGAAAGAAGTGGTTCGCCTTCTCAAAAATGGACATCGGAGCAGTTGAGATGCTCACAAGGCTGGAGGGGATGAAATGA
- a CDS encoding type I restriction-modification system subunit M, which produces MSDFEKQLWKAADKLRKNIDAAEYKHIVLGLIFLRYISDAFEELYEKLQQGEGEYAGADPEDRDEYKAENVFFVPTIARWSYLQSEAKKPEIGKAVDNAMDAIEKENPLLRGVLPKVYARGNLDPTNLGGLIDLVSNIALGDAKNRSADVLGHVFEYFLGEFALAEGKKGGQFYTPRSVVELLVEMLEPYNGRVFDPCCGSGGMFVQSEKFVADHQGKINDISIYGQESNQTTWRLAKMNLAIRSIDSSQVKWNNEGSFLNDAHKDLKADYVIANPPFNDSDWSGDLLRKDGRWKYGVPPAGNANYAWIQHFLYHLGPSGQAGFVLAKGSLTSKSSGEGDIRKELVEARLVDCIVNLPPKLFLNTQIPASLWFLSRNKSNGRYRNRTDEILFIDARNMGHLINRRTREFSSEDIQEIASTYHNWRNPDGNYEDVKGFCNSAPIERVRELDYVLTPGRYVGLPDDEDDFDFNERFTALKAELEEQLKEEERLNLLVAENLKKVKLE; this is translated from the coding sequence ATGAGTGATTTTGAAAAGCAATTGTGGAAAGCGGCAGACAAACTTCGAAAAAATATTGATGCTGCTGAGTATAAGCACATAGTCTTGGGCTTGATTTTCCTAAGATACATCTCAGATGCCTTTGAGGAATTATATGAAAAATTGCAACAAGGGGAAGGAGAGTATGCTGGTGCGGATCCTGAAGACAGGGATGAATACAAAGCTGAGAATGTATTCTTTGTACCCACAATTGCCCGTTGGTCATACTTGCAGTCAGAAGCTAAAAAACCAGAAATCGGTAAAGCTGTTGATAATGCAATGGATGCCATCGAAAAAGAGAATCCTTTGCTTAGAGGGGTTTTACCAAAGGTATATGCACGGGGCAATCTTGACCCTACAAATCTTGGCGGTCTGATCGATCTGGTGAGCAATATTGCTCTTGGAGATGCCAAAAACAGAAGTGCTGATGTTCTTGGTCATGTTTTCGAATATTTCCTTGGTGAATTTGCTCTGGCAGAAGGAAAAAAGGGTGGACAGTTCTACACTCCGAGAAGTGTTGTTGAGTTACTGGTAGAAATGCTGGAACCCTACAATGGCCGGGTCTTTGACCCATGCTGCGGTTCCGGTGGCATGTTTGTGCAGTCGGAGAAGTTTGTTGCCGACCATCAGGGAAAAATAAACGATATATCGATCTATGGGCAGGAGAGCAACCAGACAACGTGGCGGCTGGCAAAAATGAATCTCGCCATCAGAAGCATTGATAGCTCCCAAGTTAAATGGAACAATGAAGGTTCTTTCCTGAATGATGCCCACAAAGACCTGAAAGCGGATTATGTCATAGCTAATCCACCTTTCAATGACAGCGACTGGAGTGGCGATCTATTACGCAAGGATGGAAGATGGAAGTATGGTGTTCCGCCAGCCGGAAATGCTAATTATGCCTGGATACAGCACTTTCTTTATCATTTAGGTCCGAGCGGTCAGGCCGGTTTTGTTCTGGCTAAAGGTTCCCTGACGTCCAAGTCATCGGGAGAGGGAGATATCAGGAAAGAGCTTGTGGAGGCACGCTTAGTGGACTGTATAGTAAACCTTCCGCCAAAACTATTCCTGAATACCCAGATCCCGGCCAGCCTCTGGTTCCTGAGCAGAAACAAATCCAATGGCAGGTACAGGAACAGAACAGATGAGATCCTGTTCATCGATGCACGGAACATGGGACATCTGATAAACCGCAGAACCCGTGAATTCTCATCTGAGGATATACAGGAGATCGCGAGCACCTACCATAACTGGCGCAATCCTGACGGGAATTACGAAGATGTGAAAGGATTCTGCAATTCTGCTCCAATTGAACGGGTGCGTGAACTGGACTATGTGCTGACGCCGGGGCGTTATGTGGGATTGCCGGATGATGAGGATGATTTTGATTTCAATGAACGGTTCACCGCGCTGAAAGCCGAGCTCGAGGAGCAGTTGAAAGAGGAAGAGAGACTGAACCTGCTGGTCGCCGAGAATCTGAAAAAGGTGAAGCTTGAATGA
- a CDS encoding cation:proton antiporter, whose translation MFGYLTHRFGLSPIVGYLLAGIMVSPHTPGFVANTELAEQLAEIGVILLMFGVGLQFHFREFWAVRRIALPGALIQSLATAAFGAVVMHTLGWDWKVGIVFGLAISVASTVVLTRVLSDNNEIHTQTGHIALGWLVMEDLFTVFVLVLLPVIFSPGVVGATGIIEAFAFTAIKIIVLVIFTFAVGGRLLPRFLTHIANTNSQELFTLAVLAIALGIAVGSAYMFEVSMALGAFLAGMVVGQSEFSTRAATEALPLRDAFAVLFFVSIGMLFDFNSLIESPVFVIATLAIILLGKPLVAFLIVALMRYPLRVALSVALILSQIGEFSFILATVGADMDILPANAQNILVAAAIISITLNPLLYRAGGKIERWLDRCMPGLTNCIHARCAPIPATNGQVNKQSGQIHVIVVGYGLVGQTVVRLLMENDICPTILELNVQTVQSLRSQGYRTIYGDAARINTLTDAGITDAHALVLSVSDVKGESEIIRQARELNPHIRIIARTTYMSNRQNLIAAGADVIFTDEGEVALSVTEMILKQFGATPDQINRERQRVHESFYESFFPTPPQAKKEET comes from the coding sequence GTGTTTGGCTATCTTACTCACCGCTTCGGGCTTTCACCGATTGTTGGCTACCTGCTGGCCGGGATCATGGTAAGCCCTCATACACCGGGTTTCGTTGCAAACACAGAACTCGCTGAACAACTCGCCGAGATCGGAGTTATCCTGCTCATGTTTGGGGTCGGCCTGCAGTTCCATTTCCGGGAATTCTGGGCAGTCAGGCGCATTGCCCTTCCCGGGGCCCTTATCCAGAGCCTGGCAACGGCGGCCTTTGGAGCAGTCGTGATGCATACGCTCGGCTGGGATTGGAAGGTAGGGATCGTCTTTGGTCTTGCCATATCGGTTGCAAGTACCGTTGTCCTGACCAGGGTCCTCTCGGACAACAACGAGATCCATACCCAGACCGGGCATATTGCCTTGGGCTGGCTGGTGATGGAAGACCTCTTTACCGTATTTGTTCTGGTGCTGCTCCCTGTCATATTCAGTCCTGGAGTTGTCGGTGCAACCGGTATCATTGAAGCCTTCGCGTTTACAGCCATAAAAATCATCGTTCTGGTGATATTCACCTTTGCAGTCGGGGGACGGCTTCTTCCACGCTTTCTTACCCATATTGCAAATACTAATTCACAGGAGCTGTTTACCCTCGCAGTGCTGGCAATCGCCCTGGGTATCGCCGTGGGATCGGCTTATATGTTCGAGGTCTCGATGGCCCTGGGGGCGTTCCTCGCCGGGATGGTGGTAGGGCAATCAGAATTCAGCACGCGGGCAGCAACAGAGGCACTCCCCCTGCGGGATGCGTTTGCCGTGCTCTTCTTTGTCTCGATCGGGATGCTCTTTGACTTTAACAGCCTGATTGAGTCCCCGGTTTTCGTGATAGCTACCCTTGCAATCATCCTGCTGGGCAAACCGCTGGTAGCGTTTCTCATCGTTGCCCTGATGCGATATCCGCTCCGGGTTGCTCTCTCTGTTGCCCTGATTCTCTCCCAGATCGGTGAGTTTTCATTCATTCTGGCAACGGTGGGAGCGGACATGGATATTCTTCCTGCAAATGCCCAGAATATCCTCGTAGCAGCTGCAATCATATCAATTACCCTTAACCCTCTCCTCTACCGGGCCGGCGGAAAGATAGAACGTTGGCTAGACCGGTGCATGCCAGGTCTCACCAATTGTATCCATGCCCGGTGTGCTCCCATCCCGGCTACGAACGGGCAGGTAAACAAGCAATCCGGACAGATCCATGTCATCGTGGTTGGGTACGGGCTCGTTGGCCAGACCGTGGTACGGTTGCTCATGGAGAACGATATCTGCCCGACGATCTTGGAACTGAACGTCCAGACCGTCCAGTCTCTTCGTTCCCAGGGGTACCGGACAATATACGGGGATGCTGCACGCATCAATACGCTTACCGATGCCGGAATTACGGATGCCCATGCACTGGTGCTCAGTGTATCCGATGTTAAGGGAGAAAGCGAGATTATCAGGCAGGCACGGGAATTGAACCCCCATATCAGGATCATTGCACGGACCACCTACATGTCCAACCGGCAAAACCTGATCGCTGCAGGGGCAGACGTCATCTTTACCGACGAGGGCGAAGTGGCGCTTTCGGTTACGGAAATGATTTTAAAACAGTTCGGTGCAACACCGGACCAGATAAACCGGGAGCGTCAGAGAGTGCATGAGAGTTTCTATGAGAGTTTCTTCCCCACTCCGCCGCAGGCAAAAAAAGAAGAAACTTGA
- a CDS encoding C15orf41 family protein, producing MDRQTYQKIYSSLHNFGDVFRLSEEHTKPAGMLATILNQKIVKMTRFKHRKVYSREKELFSRWKQGRSILELAEYTYFPPTLMASLILKNCDLSRKNINWLFKHLDCIENRRLRKEVRKALEADYFFSPRAHEMQCKKGEMGEEIICKWLEDKRISYCTEAEIRAQGDGKTPDFVLSDPIPIDDHMVRWIESKALFGDDFEHKHYAKKQFREYADIFGEGMVVYWYGYLEDLDSEGEGYLIKDYSFFEGCKEQIDELFNYLVYW from the coding sequence ATGGACCGCCAGACATACCAGAAGATATACAGTTCACTGCATAATTTTGGAGACGTTTTCCGTCTTTCAGAAGAACATACAAAACCTGCAGGCATGCTTGCTACCATTCTTAACCAGAAAATAGTGAAAATGACAAGGTTCAAGCACAGGAAGGTCTATTCCAGGGAAAAGGAACTCTTTTCGCGGTGGAAACAGGGTAGGTCTATTCTTGAACTTGCGGAATATACGTATTTTCCACCGACCCTCATGGCGTCCCTGATCCTTAAGAACTGCGACCTGTCCCGAAAAAACATAAACTGGCTGTTCAAGCATCTCGACTGCATTGAAAACCGCCGCCTGAGAAAAGAGGTTAGAAAAGCTCTTGAGGCAGACTATTTCTTTTCTCCCCGCGCCCATGAAATGCAGTGCAAAAAAGGCGAAATGGGAGAGGAGATTATCTGCAAATGGCTTGAAGACAAAAGAATTTCCTACTGCACCGAAGCTGAAATAAGAGCTCAGGGAGACGGCAAAACCCCGGACTTTGTCCTTTCAGATCCGATCCCTATAGATGACCATATGGTTAGATGGATTGAAAGCAAAGCCCTCTTCGGGGATGATTTCGAACACAAACACTACGCAAAAAAACAGTTCCGTGAATATGCCGACATTTTCGGGGAAGGCATGGTAGTTTACTGGTATGGTTATCTGGAAGACCTTGATTCCGAAGGTGAAGGCTACCTGATAAAAGACTACAGCTTTTTTGAGGGATGTAAAGAACAGATTGACGAACTGTTCAATTACCTTGTTTACTGGTAA